One genomic segment of Intestinimonas butyriciproducens includes these proteins:
- a CDS encoding dihydrodipicolinate synthase family protein produces the protein MNEKLMGVFAPITTPFTADGTVDYSGLEHNVRAYAKSGLKGFLALGSNGENKSLTNEEKLKVLEIICTCKREDQVVMAGCIFESTFETIEMAHRMEAYHPDFLTLLPPNYFKKQMTDDILCRYFTDVAEAVHTPCLVYNAPQYAGGVGLSIPLIKRVAQHPNIVGVKDSSTGNIESILFAVRNHFDVMAGSINNFFMGMITGASGGVLSLADSFPEITVELYRLLASKHYDKAAALNDRILQINKIVSGKGGVAAVKYAMDLNGLVGGYPRLPLLPLAEEDKAGIREKLAAEGLL, from the coding sequence ATGAACGAAAAGCTGATGGGCGTGTTCGCCCCCATCACGACCCCGTTCACCGCTGATGGGACCGTGGATTACAGCGGACTGGAGCACAATGTCCGCGCCTATGCCAAAAGCGGGCTGAAGGGGTTCCTGGCCCTGGGCTCCAACGGAGAGAACAAAAGCCTCACCAATGAGGAGAAGCTCAAGGTCCTGGAGATCATCTGTACCTGTAAGAGAGAGGACCAAGTGGTGATGGCCGGCTGTATCTTTGAGTCCACTTTCGAAACCATCGAGATGGCACATAGAATGGAGGCCTATCACCCGGATTTCCTCACCCTGCTGCCTCCCAACTATTTCAAAAAGCAGATGACCGACGATATCCTCTGCCGCTATTTTACGGATGTGGCGGAGGCCGTTCACACCCCATGCCTGGTCTACAACGCGCCGCAGTATGCCGGCGGTGTGGGCCTGTCCATCCCGCTCATCAAGCGGGTCGCCCAGCATCCCAATATCGTGGGCGTGAAGGACAGCTCGACTGGCAATATCGAGAGCATCCTGTTTGCGGTCCGGAATCACTTTGACGTGATGGCCGGCTCCATCAACAACTTTTTCATGGGAATGATCACCGGCGCCTCTGGGGGCGTGCTCTCCCTGGCGGATTCTTTCCCCGAGATAACGGTGGAGCTTTACCGCCTGCTGGCCTCCAAGCACTACGACAAGGCGGCGGCCCTCAATGACCGGATCCTTCAGATCAATAAGATCGTGTCCGGAAAAGGCGGTGTGGCCGCCGTGAAGTATGCCATGGACCTCAACGGCCTTGTGGGAGGATATCCCAGGCTGCCCCTGCTGCCCCTTGCGGAGGAGGACAAGGCGGGAATCCGGGAAAAACTGGCGGCGGAGGGACTGCTCTGA
- a CDS encoding transaldolase family protein produces the protein MTVNYRSQGEGTLGLHFPLTALGAGAAKGEEAYIERVKDLCLEPQLFSLLEGKVKYLAATPRFKDVIQTFAVPAGETPAGFRIESTLQEDGLLLIDLVRDISYDKNGVKRPTGILYSADSANPYEVAPIAPLLANLTCNPGIVYDLFINNPKANVGNAFHTRDEVMTELGRILGPGCDISVELNNPFEEDFDKILEECETFKSILSEYRLVVKVPHTGPVNPNNVHELLEGDKKLSTRYDQASTADALRGHNLALRLREHGYRINYTLMFEPYQTAMALQAKPYFINSFVRHRAKQSSAIKVLLDCYDRTADRKYLEALRAELLANDYLSSGEADRDLLDVLKLGRDVLRYRNFENPEGADGLDGVRHNLRLLRQTNLPDTRLIICSMEGEYNYPDIDNLMADPAYADMVDRVVITAEPQYLARFTATNQVVSYQRRFMNAANGQK, from the coding sequence ATGACAGTAAACTACCGTAGCCAGGGCGAGGGCACGCTTGGCCTCCACTTCCCACTGACCGCTCTGGGAGCGGGTGCGGCCAAAGGTGAGGAGGCATATATCGAGCGGGTGAAGGACCTGTGCCTGGAGCCGCAGCTTTTCTCTCTGCTGGAGGGGAAAGTGAAGTATCTGGCAGCCACGCCCCGGTTCAAGGATGTCATCCAGACCTTTGCGGTTCCCGCCGGAGAGACGCCCGCCGGGTTTCGCATCGAGAGCACGCTCCAGGAGGACGGACTTTTACTGATTGATTTAGTCCGCGATATCTCTTATGATAAAAACGGAGTGAAACGGCCTACCGGTATCCTCTACTCTGCCGACTCCGCCAACCCTTACGAGGTGGCGCCCATCGCCCCGCTGCTTGCAAACCTCACCTGCAATCCCGGCATCGTGTACGACCTGTTTATCAACAATCCCAAGGCCAATGTAGGGAATGCGTTCCATACCCGCGACGAGGTCATGACTGAGCTGGGACGTATTCTGGGACCCGGCTGTGACATCAGCGTGGAGCTCAACAACCCCTTTGAGGAGGACTTTGACAAAATCCTGGAGGAATGTGAGACCTTCAAGAGCATTCTCTCGGAATACCGGCTGGTGGTCAAGGTCCCCCACACCGGCCCTGTCAACCCCAACAATGTACATGAGCTGCTGGAGGGCGACAAGAAGCTCTCCACCCGGTACGACCAGGCGTCCACCGCGGACGCCCTGCGCGGCCACAATCTGGCACTCAGACTCAGGGAGCACGGATACCGCATCAATTACACCCTGATGTTTGAGCCCTATCAGACCGCCATGGCACTACAGGCAAAGCCCTATTTCATCAACAGCTTTGTCCGGCATCGCGCCAAACAGTCCTCTGCCATCAAGGTGCTGCTGGACTGCTATGACCGGACGGCGGACCGCAAATATCTGGAGGCGCTGCGGGCGGAACTTCTGGCCAACGATTACCTCAGCAGCGGGGAGGCGGACCGGGATCTGCTGGATGTGCTGAAGCTGGGCCGGGATGTCCTCAGATACCGCAATTTTGAGAACCCCGAAGGGGCCGATGGGCTGGACGGCGTGCGCCATAACCTCCGTCTCCTGCGCCAGACCAACCTGCCGGATACACGCCTGATTATCTGCTCCATGGAGGGCGAGTATAACTACCCCGACATCGACAACCTGATGGCCGACCCCGCCTATGCAGATATGGTGGACCGGGTGGTCATCACAGCAGAGCCCCAGTATCTGGCGCGGTTTACCGCTACCAACCAGGTGGTCTCGTATCAGCGCCGCTTTATGAACGCCGCCAACGGTCAAAAGTAG
- a CDS encoding transketolase family protein: MCLRDPRKAFEAKLLELGKDNEAIVAISCDSASGGGLGAFFQAYPNRSVEVGISEQTAVGISAAMARQGFIPVVVAIDPFLTMRAYEQIRDDVGYMHTNVKLVASGGGLAYSTLGSTHMALEDVALMRTVPNLVVLCPGDADEVEFCLEEAIKIDGPVFIRMPRQAKEPPAKRTQRKLELGRGEVLADGGVAAALFTYGPSTAEAVEAAEILREQGVSMSVINFTTLKPLDEELIRHYASSAKKVFVLEEHAPNGGLGSAVADVLARSGISVPLKVFCVPEGAKQTGPYEALLNYYGISGSAVARRVMSVLSGD, from the coding sequence ATGTGTTTGCGGGATCCCCGAAAGGCATTTGAGGCCAAGCTCCTGGAGCTGGGAAAAGACAATGAAGCGATTGTGGCGATTTCCTGTGACTCCGCCTCCGGCGGAGGCCTGGGCGCCTTTTTCCAGGCCTATCCCAATCGGAGCGTGGAGGTCGGCATCAGCGAACAGACCGCTGTGGGAATCAGCGCGGCGATGGCGCGTCAGGGCTTTATTCCAGTGGTCGTCGCCATCGACCCCTTCCTTACCATGCGGGCCTATGAGCAGATCCGGGATGACGTGGGTTATATGCACACCAATGTCAAACTGGTGGCCTCCGGCGGCGGTCTGGCCTATTCCACACTGGGGTCCACCCATATGGCTCTGGAGGACGTGGCCCTGATGCGCACCGTTCCCAATCTGGTGGTCCTCTGTCCCGGCGACGCCGACGAGGTGGAGTTCTGCCTGGAGGAGGCCATAAAGATAGACGGTCCCGTTTTTATCCGGATGCCCCGTCAGGCCAAGGAGCCGCCTGCAAAGCGGACGCAGCGAAAGCTGGAGCTGGGCAGGGGGGAGGTACTGGCGGACGGCGGTGTAGCCGCGGCACTCTTTACCTATGGGCCCAGCACGGCCGAGGCTGTAGAGGCGGCAGAGATCCTGCGGGAGCAGGGGGTATCGATGTCGGTAATCAATTTCACCACCTTAAAGCCGCTGGACGAAGAATTGATCCGACACTACGCGTCCTCCGCCAAAAAGGTTTTTGTCTTGGAGGAGCACGCACCCAACGGCGGGCTGGGCTCGGCGGTGGCCGATGTGCTGGCGCGGAGCGGAATATCCGTGCCGCTGAAGGTCTTTTGCGTACCGGAGGGGGCGAAGCAGACCGGGCCGTATGAGGCGCTGCTGAACTATTACGGCATCTCCGGAAGCGCCGTGGCCCGACGGGTCATGTCGGTCCTCTCCGGCGACTGA
- a CDS encoding transketolase has translation MKPFDREALERSAFHIRSNIVRTIASNGEGHAGGALSAADILAVLYFAVMDYDPEDPVHRDKLLLSGGHKCLALYGAMVELGVLEPELLKTYNQLGTLFPGHPDATKLPCLDFSTGSLGHGLPLGCGYALAARKAGLPYRTYVLMGDGEQGEGTNWEAAAFAAHNHLDNLVAILDENTLQINGRTSEICKPTSYESRYAAFGWAVRPVPGHDVGALYDAFAQIPLEPGKPTLLVAKTTKGKGISFLEDQQKYHHWNPDAGEAARALEELDARAAERGW, from the coding sequence ATGAAACCGTTTGACCGTGAAGCGCTGGAGCGGAGCGCCTTCCATATCAGGAGCAACATCGTGCGGACCATTGCCAGCAACGGTGAGGGGCACGCCGGCGGCGCGCTCTCCGCTGCGGATATCCTGGCGGTGCTCTACTTCGCTGTAATGGACTATGATCCGGAGGACCCCGTCCACCGCGACAAGCTGCTGCTCAGCGGCGGACACAAGTGCCTGGCCCTCTATGGAGCGATGGTGGAACTGGGGGTGCTGGAGCCGGAGCTACTGAAAACCTATAACCAATTGGGGACCCTCTTTCCCGGACACCCGGACGCCACAAAGTTGCCCTGCCTGGATTTTTCCACAGGTTCTCTGGGGCACGGCCTGCCGCTGGGCTGCGGCTATGCCCTGGCGGCAAGAAAGGCAGGTCTGCCGTACCGTACTTACGTATTGATGGGTGACGGAGAACAGGGGGAGGGCACCAACTGGGAGGCGGCGGCCTTCGCCGCTCACAATCATTTGGACAATCTGGTGGCGATCCTGGATGAAAATACCCTTCAGATCAATGGACGCACCAGCGAGATCTGCAAGCCCACCTCCTATGAGTCCCGATATGCTGCGTTTGGGTGGGCAGTAAGGCCGGTCCCCGGGCATGACGTTGGGGCCCTGTATGACGCCTTCGCACAGATCCCTCTGGAGCCGGGAAAGCCCACGCTCCTGGTGGCCAAGACCACAAAGGGAAAGGGGATATCCTTTCTGGAGGATCAACAGAAGTATCACCACTGGAACCCGGATGCGGGCGAAGCGGCCCGCGCCCTGGAGGAACTGGATGCCCGTGCGGCGGAAAGGGGTTGGTAA
- a CDS encoding RpiB/LacA/LacB family sugar-phosphate isomerase: MKIAIGNDQHGLAYKQMLLSAFAEHEFVDMGSYDTQAVSYPAVAEAVARKVASGACERGILICGTGIGMAMAANKIKGAYAAVCHDIYSTQRSILSNDANILCMGALVIGQKTAEELVRLWLPLRFDPSSPSAAKVAQLRQLEEV; the protein is encoded by the coding sequence ATGAAAATTGCAATTGGCAACGATCAGCATGGATTGGCCTATAAACAAATGCTTTTGAGCGCTTTCGCAGAGCACGAGTTTGTCGATATGGGCTCCTATGATACCCAGGCGGTGAGCTATCCCGCCGTTGCAGAGGCCGTTGCCCGCAAGGTGGCTTCCGGGGCGTGTGAGCGCGGCATCCTCATCTGTGGGACTGGTATCGGTATGGCCATGGCGGCCAACAAGATCAAGGGCGCATATGCCGCGGTCTGTCACGATATCTACTCCACACAGCGCTCCATCCTTTCCAACGACGCCAACATCCTCTGCATGGGGGCATTAGTGATCGGACAGAAAACGGCGGAGGAGTTGGTGCGCCTGTGGCTGCCGCTGCGCTTTGATCCCAGCAGTCCGTCTGCGGCCAAGGTGGCCCAGCTCCGCCAGCTGGAAGAGGTGTGA
- a CDS encoding HAD family hydrolase has protein sequence MKTILLDMDGVLLDSEMVRLAYIRRFLKQQGIEVQAEALLDLSGVSNRDAARRLARRFELPLSAAACQRALARTCRGLYLEAEGLRPFPGLEHFLRTVKERGAKTGLVSSTQCREVLDALNRFSLLPLFDVVLGGESAPRRKPAPDPYLHAARFLRARPEDCMVVEDSPPGILAGKRAGMFVVGLTAGSLPQAVSLADATAADYGQLLRLALQWLSEQSGFGA, from the coding sequence TTGAAAACGATTCTTCTGGATATGGACGGCGTACTTCTGGACAGTGAAATGGTACGTCTCGCCTACATCAGGCGTTTCTTAAAACAGCAGGGGATCGAGGTGCAGGCCGAGGCGCTTTTGGATCTGAGTGGAGTGAGCAACCGCGACGCCGCCCGGCGGCTGGCGAGGCGCTTTGAGCTGCCTCTCTCTGCGGCCGCCTGCCAAAGGGCGCTGGCGCGGACTTGCCGGGGGCTCTATCTGGAGGCGGAGGGCCTGCGCCCTTTCCCCGGCCTGGAACACTTCCTCCGTACCGTGAAAGAGCGTGGCGCCAAAACCGGTCTGGTGTCCTCCACCCAGTGCCGGGAGGTCTTGGACGCGCTGAACCGCTTTTCCCTGCTGCCACTTTTCGACGTAGTGCTGGGGGGCGAATCGGCCCCGCGGAGGAAACCCGCCCCCGACCCCTATCTGCATGCCGCCCGTTTCTTAAGGGCGCGCCCCGAGGACTGCATGGTGGTGGAGGACTCTCCGCCCGGCATCCTGGCCGGGAAGCGGGCCGGGATGTTTGTGGTCGGACTGACCGCCGGCAGTCTCCCGCAGGCCGTCTCGCTGGCCGACGCCACCGCCGCCGACTACGGGCAGTTGCTGCGTCTTGCGCTGCAGTGGCTGTCGGAGCAGTCTGGCTTTGGCGCATGA
- a CDS encoding ABC transporter ATP-binding protein yields the protein MIEVKHVTKTFDRFRALDGLTMSVPDGSIYGLVGPNGAGKSTILRHITGIYRQDEGEVLVAGEPVYENPAVKARIASIPDELYYFLSASTRDMMRLFRGFYPRFDQKRYEAMKDIFTTVNEKQPIRRLSKGMQKQSAFWLAMCCRPELLVLDEPVDGLDPVMRRQVWSLLMSDVAEYGTTVLVSSHNLRELEDVCDHVGILSHGKVLVERSLSDLQENVVKMQVVFQEKELPQLPADLEILHVSQVGRIHTLIIRGNATDITNRLAVYAPILMDALPLTLEEIFIYELGGEDYEVRDIVL from the coding sequence ATGATCGAAGTTAAGCATGTGACAAAGACCTTTGACAGGTTTCGGGCGCTGGACGGACTCACCATGTCGGTGCCGGACGGGTCCATCTACGGCCTGGTGGGGCCCAACGGCGCGGGCAAATCCACCATTCTGCGCCACATCACCGGCATTTACCGCCAGGACGAGGGCGAGGTGCTGGTGGCGGGGGAGCCGGTGTACGAGAATCCGGCGGTCAAGGCCCGCATCGCCTCCATTCCGGATGAACTCTATTATTTCCTCTCCGCCTCCACCCGGGACATGATGCGGCTCTTCCGGGGCTTTTACCCCCGCTTCGATCAGAAGCGGTACGAGGCCATGAAGGACATCTTTACCACCGTAAATGAAAAACAGCCCATCCGGCGGCTCTCCAAGGGCATGCAGAAGCAGTCGGCCTTCTGGCTGGCCATGTGCTGCCGCCCTGAATTACTGGTGCTGGACGAGCCGGTGGACGGGCTGGACCCGGTGATGCGGCGTCAGGTGTGGAGCCTCCTCATGTCCGATGTGGCCGAATACGGTACCACGGTACTGGTCTCCTCCCACAACCTGCGGGAGCTGGAGGACGTGTGCGACCATGTGGGCATCCTCTCCCATGGGAAGGTCCTGGTGGAGCGGAGCCTTTCCGACCTTCAGGAGAATGTGGTAAAGATGCAGGTGGTCTTTCAGGAGAAGGAGCTTCCGCAGCTCCCCGCCGATCTGGAGATCCTCCATGTATCCCAGGTGGGGCGCATCCACACGCTTATCATACGGGGGAACGCCACCGACATCACCAACCGTCTGGCGGTCTACGCCCCCATCCTTATGGACGCCCTGCCCCTCACCCTGGAGGAGATCTTTATTTACGAGCTGGGAGGTGAGGACTATGAAGTCCGCGACATCGTGCTCTGA
- a CDS encoding GntR family transcriptional regulator, whose translation MFSLNYRDARPIYEQVKDGLRHLVVTGAIQPGDQLPSVRALASALAINPNTIQRAYESLEAEGYLYTMPGKGSYASEQTGVNQDRRRRLLEQFDAAASELIFLGMTAEELALRVSGAKEGRV comes from the coding sequence GTGTTCAGTTTGAATTATCGGGACGCCCGGCCCATCTATGAGCAGGTGAAGGACGGTCTGCGGCATCTGGTGGTCACAGGGGCCATCCAGCCTGGGGACCAGCTCCCCTCGGTGCGGGCATTGGCGTCGGCCCTGGCTATCAATCCCAACACCATCCAGCGGGCCTATGAGTCGCTGGAAGCGGAGGGATATCTCTACACCATGCCGGGCAAGGGATCCTATGCTTCGGAGCAGACTGGTGTGAATCAGGACCGGCGGCGGAGGCTACTGGAGCAGTTTGATGCCGCCGCCTCGGAACTCATCTTTCTGGGCATGACGGCGGAGGAGCTGGCCCTGCGGGTGTCCGGTGCGAAGGAGGGGAGAGTATGA
- a CDS encoding HD domain-containing protein produces MYYDVNIRCFVNCVRDLLDSPEVQSMRALPHHPGTSCYEHSVFVAYVSFRLARRWGLDYRAAARAGLLHDLYLYDARNKPAYYGNQCFAHPVAALKNAWALCGSLTPMEENIIISHMWPLSRRMPRYKESLVVNLADKLCATAEVSHLYHGIRRIRNRKYRRRIAAAV; encoded by the coding sequence ATGTACTATGACGTCAATATCCGCTGTTTCGTAAACTGTGTCCGGGACCTTCTGGACTCCCCCGAAGTCCAGTCCATGCGGGCGCTGCCCCATCACCCCGGCACCTCCTGCTATGAACATTCGGTCTTTGTGGCCTATGTATCCTTCCGTCTGGCCCGCCGCTGGGGCCTGGACTACAGGGCCGCGGCCAGAGCGGGGCTGCTCCATGACCTCTATCTCTATGACGCCCGGAACAAGCCCGCCTACTACGGCAATCAGTGCTTCGCCCATCCGGTGGCTGCGCTGAAGAATGCCTGGGCCCTGTGCGGGAGCCTCACCCCTATGGAGGAGAACATCATCATCTCCCACATGTGGCCCCTCTCCCGCCGGATGCCCCGCTACAAGGAGTCCCTGGTGGTCAATCTGGCGGACAAACTGTGCGCCACCGCTGAGGTCTCCCACCTCTACCACGGTATCCGCCGCATCCGGAACCGCAAATATCGCCGCCGAATTGCCGCCGCCGTATAA
- a CDS encoding DapH/DapD/GlmU-related protein, whose amino-acid sequence MESVGAVVFLPRDHANEMPLLLEKLLFSPGAVWLCEALKSAGVGRFLVVCHDDDREAAAACFPADTEFVTTGADDAGAKLSAFLTREPGKVVVVTRPVLLAPDGLNFLPAGQSPKVETGMYCMSTEVLAADLAAGEDFAGALKLHGGAVSETCAMPLQSRNPAMWRMYQGQAQVLEVSRLERMGARFIDPGSFFSDPTVRVGKGTVILPGTILRGKTTIGADCEIGPNSMIQDCVIGDGVTVNASQLNESTVADRTKVGPFAYVRPHCHVGADVKVGDFVELKNSTIGDGTKISHLTYVGDSDVGGHVNFGCGTVTVNYDGTAKYRTTIGDHAFIGCNTNLVAPVKIGDRAYTAAGSTVTEDVPADSLCIARSPQTIKVQWAAKRRRAKGRK is encoded by the coding sequence ATGGAATCTGTGGGCGCCGTTGTATTTCTGCCCCGCGATCACGCCAATGAAATGCCCCTGCTGCTGGAGAAGCTGCTGTTTTCTCCCGGCGCGGTGTGGCTGTGCGAAGCCCTGAAAAGCGCAGGAGTTGGCCGTTTTTTGGTGGTCTGCCACGATGATGACCGTGAGGCGGCTGCAGCCTGTTTCCCCGCAGATACGGAATTTGTCACCACCGGCGCGGACGACGCCGGCGCAAAGCTCTCCGCTTTCCTCACCCGGGAACCGGGCAAGGTGGTGGTCGTCACCCGCCCGGTGCTTCTGGCGCCGGACGGACTCAACTTCCTGCCCGCCGGACAGTCTCCCAAGGTGGAGACCGGCATGTACTGCATGTCCACCGAGGTCCTGGCCGCCGACCTGGCCGCCGGCGAGGACTTCGCCGGTGCCCTCAAGCTCCATGGCGGCGCGGTGAGCGAGACCTGCGCCATGCCCCTCCAGAGTCGGAACCCCGCCATGTGGCGCATGTACCAGGGTCAGGCGCAAGTGCTGGAGGTGAGCCGTCTGGAGCGGATGGGCGCCCGGTTCATCGACCCCGGCTCCTTCTTTTCCGACCCTACCGTGCGGGTCGGCAAGGGTACGGTGATCCTGCCCGGCACCATCCTTCGGGGCAAGACCACCATCGGCGCCGACTGCGAAATCGGCCCCAATTCCATGATCCAGGACTGTGTCATCGGCGACGGTGTGACGGTGAACGCCTCCCAGCTCAACGAGTCCACCGTGGCCGACCGGACCAAGGTTGGCCCCTTTGCCTATGTCCGGCCCCATTGCCATGTGGGCGCCGACGTGAAGGTGGGCGACTTTGTGGAGCTCAAAAACTCCACCATCGGCGACGGCACCAAGATCTCCCACCTCACCTACGTGGGGGATTCCGACGTGGGCGGCCATGTGAATTTCGGCTGCGGCACTGTCACAGTGAACTATGACGGCACGGCCAAATACCGCACCACCATCGGCGACCACGCCTTTATCGGCTGCAATACCAATTTGGTGGCCCCTGTGAAAATCGGGGACAGGGCCTACACCGCAGCGGGCAGCACCGTCACCGAGGATGTGCCGGCGGACAGCCTGTGCATCGCCCGCTCGCCCCAGACCATCAAAGTGCAGTGGGCCGCCAAACGCCGCAGGGCCAAGGGCCGGAAATAA